A window of the Lagenorhynchus albirostris chromosome 1, mLagAlb1.1, whole genome shotgun sequence genome harbors these coding sequences:
- the PTGR2 gene encoding prostaglandin reductase 2 isoform X2: MRCKMNEDTGSDYISPWQLSQVVDGGGIGIIEESKHTNFTKGDFVTSFYWPWQTKVILDGNILEKVDPQLVDGHLSYFLGAIGMPGLTSLIGIQEKGHITAESNQTMVVSGAAGACGSLAGQIGHLMGCSRVVGICGTPEKCLLLTSELGFDAAINYKEGSVAEQLRELCPSGVDVYFDNVGGDISDTVISQMNQNSHIILCGQISQYNKDVPYPPPLPSAVEAIRKERNITRERFLVLNFKDKFEPGILQLSQWFKEGKLKIKETMINGLENMGAAFQSMMTGGNIGKQIVCISEETSLLSL, from the exons ATG cgTTGTAAAATGAATGAAGACACTGGCAGTGACTATATATCACCTTGGCAGCTGTCTCAGGTGGTTGATGGTGGAGGTATTGGGATTATAGAAGAAAGCAAACACACAAATTTTACTAAAGGCGATTTTGTGACTTCTTTCTATTGGCCCTGGCAAACCAAGGTTATTCTAGATGGAAATATCCTTGAAAAG gtAGACCCACAGCTTGTGGATGGACACCTTTCATACTTTCTTGGAGCTATAGGGATGCCTGGTTTGACTTCCTTGATTGGGATACAGGAAAAAGGTCATATAACTGCTGAATCGAATCAGACAATGGTTGTTAGTGGAGCTGCTGGTGCTTGTGGATCCTTAGCTGGGCAG ATTGGCCATTTGATGGGCTGTTCCAGAGTTGTGGGAATTTGTGGAACACCTGAGAAGTGCCTCCTTTTGACCTCAGAACTGGGCTTTGATGCTGCAATTAATTATAAAGAGGGGAGTGTGGCAGAACAGCTCCGTGAATTATGCCCCTCTGGAGTGGATGTTTACTTTGACAATGTTGGAGGTGACATCAGTGATACAGTGATAAGTCAG ATGAATCAGAACAGCCACATCATCCTATGTGGTCAAATTTCTCAGTACAACAAAGATGTGCCTTATCCTCCTCCACTACCCTCTGCTGTAGAAGCAATccggaaagaaagaaacatcacaag AGAAAGATTTCTGGTGTTAAATTTTAAGGACAAATTTGAGCCTGGTATTCTCCAGCTGAGTCAGTGGTTTAAAGAAGGAAAGCTAAAG ATCAAAGAGACTATGATAAATGGATTGGAAAACATGGGAG ctgCATTCCAGTCCATGATGACAGGAGGTAACATCGGAAAGCAGATAGTTTGCATTTCAGAAGAAACCTCTTTGTTATCTCTGTAA
- the PTGR2 gene encoding prostaglandin reductase 2 isoform X4: MIVQRVVLNSRPGKNGNPVAENFRVEEVNLPDNINEGQVQVRTLYLSVDPYMRCKMNEDTGSDYISPWQLSQVVDGGGIGIIEESKHTNFTKGDFVTSFYWPWQTKVILDGNILEKIGHLMGCSRVVGICGTPEKCLLLTSELGFDAAINYKEGSVAEQLRELCPSGVDVYFDNVGGDISDTVISQMNQNSHIILCGQISQYNKDVPYPPPLPSAVEAIRKERNITRERFLVLNFKDKFEPGILQLSQWFKEGKLKIKETMINGLENMGAAFQSMMTGGNIGKQIVCISEETSLLSL, from the exons GAAAAAATGGTAATCCAGTGGCAGAAAATTTCCGAGTAGAAGAAGTAAACTTGCCAGATAATATCAATGAAGGACAAGTACAAGTCAGAACTCTTTACCTTTCTGTGGATCCTTATATG cgTTGTAAAATGAATGAAGACACTGGCAGTGACTATATATCACCTTGGCAGCTGTCTCAGGTGGTTGATGGTGGAGGTATTGGGATTATAGAAGAAAGCAAACACACAAATTTTACTAAAGGCGATTTTGTGACTTCTTTCTATTGGCCCTGGCAAACCAAGGTTATTCTAGATGGAAATATCCTTGAAAAG ATTGGCCATTTGATGGGCTGTTCCAGAGTTGTGGGAATTTGTGGAACACCTGAGAAGTGCCTCCTTTTGACCTCAGAACTGGGCTTTGATGCTGCAATTAATTATAAAGAGGGGAGTGTGGCAGAACAGCTCCGTGAATTATGCCCCTCTGGAGTGGATGTTTACTTTGACAATGTTGGAGGTGACATCAGTGATACAGTGATAAGTCAG ATGAATCAGAACAGCCACATCATCCTATGTGGTCAAATTTCTCAGTACAACAAAGATGTGCCTTATCCTCCTCCACTACCCTCTGCTGTAGAAGCAATccggaaagaaagaaacatcacaag AGAAAGATTTCTGGTGTTAAATTTTAAGGACAAATTTGAGCCTGGTATTCTCCAGCTGAGTCAGTGGTTTAAAGAAGGAAAGCTAAAG ATCAAAGAGACTATGATAAATGGATTGGAAAACATGGGAG ctgCATTCCAGTCCATGATGACAGGAGGTAACATCGGAAAGCAGATAGTTTGCATTTCAGAAGAAACCTCTTTGTTATCTCTGTAA
- the PTGR2 gene encoding prostaglandin reductase 2 isoform X3, producing the protein MNEDTGSDYISPWQLSQVVDGGGIGIIEESKHTNFTKGDFVTSFYWPWQTKVILDGNILEKVDPQLVDGHLSYFLGAIGMPGLTSLIGIQEKGHITAESNQTMVVSGAAGACGSLAGQIGHLMGCSRVVGICGTPEKCLLLTSELGFDAAINYKEGSVAEQLRELCPSGVDVYFDNVGGDISDTVISQMNQNSHIILCGQISQYNKDVPYPPPLPSAVEAIRKERNITRERFLVLNFKDKFEPGILQLSQWFKEGKLKIKETMINGLENMGAAFQSMMTGGNIGKQIVCISEETSLLSL; encoded by the exons ATGAATGAAGACACTGGCAGTGACTATATATCACCTTGGCAGCTGTCTCAGGTGGTTGATGGTGGAGGTATTGGGATTATAGAAGAAAGCAAACACACAAATTTTACTAAAGGCGATTTTGTGACTTCTTTCTATTGGCCCTGGCAAACCAAGGTTATTCTAGATGGAAATATCCTTGAAAAG gtAGACCCACAGCTTGTGGATGGACACCTTTCATACTTTCTTGGAGCTATAGGGATGCCTGGTTTGACTTCCTTGATTGGGATACAGGAAAAAGGTCATATAACTGCTGAATCGAATCAGACAATGGTTGTTAGTGGAGCTGCTGGTGCTTGTGGATCCTTAGCTGGGCAG ATTGGCCATTTGATGGGCTGTTCCAGAGTTGTGGGAATTTGTGGAACACCTGAGAAGTGCCTCCTTTTGACCTCAGAACTGGGCTTTGATGCTGCAATTAATTATAAAGAGGGGAGTGTGGCAGAACAGCTCCGTGAATTATGCCCCTCTGGAGTGGATGTTTACTTTGACAATGTTGGAGGTGACATCAGTGATACAGTGATAAGTCAG ATGAATCAGAACAGCCACATCATCCTATGTGGTCAAATTTCTCAGTACAACAAAGATGTGCCTTATCCTCCTCCACTACCCTCTGCTGTAGAAGCAATccggaaagaaagaaacatcacaag AGAAAGATTTCTGGTGTTAAATTTTAAGGACAAATTTGAGCCTGGTATTCTCCAGCTGAGTCAGTGGTTTAAAGAAGGAAAGCTAAAG ATCAAAGAGACTATGATAAATGGATTGGAAAACATGGGAG ctgCATTCCAGTCCATGATGACAGGAGGTAACATCGGAAAGCAGATAGTTTGCATTTCAGAAGAAACCTCTTTGTTATCTCTGTAA
- the PTGR2 gene encoding prostaglandin reductase 2 isoform X1, producing MIVQRVVLNSRPGKNGNPVAENFRVEEVNLPDNINEGQVQVRTLYLSVDPYMRCKMNEDTGSDYISPWQLSQVVDGGGIGIIEESKHTNFTKGDFVTSFYWPWQTKVILDGNILEKVDPQLVDGHLSYFLGAIGMPGLTSLIGIQEKGHITAESNQTMVVSGAAGACGSLAGQIGHLMGCSRVVGICGTPEKCLLLTSELGFDAAINYKEGSVAEQLRELCPSGVDVYFDNVGGDISDTVISQMNQNSHIILCGQISQYNKDVPYPPPLPSAVEAIRKERNITRERFLVLNFKDKFEPGILQLSQWFKEGKLKIKETMINGLENMGAAFQSMMTGGNIGKQIVCISEETSLLSL from the exons GAAAAAATGGTAATCCAGTGGCAGAAAATTTCCGAGTAGAAGAAGTAAACTTGCCAGATAATATCAATGAAGGACAAGTACAAGTCAGAACTCTTTACCTTTCTGTGGATCCTTATATG cgTTGTAAAATGAATGAAGACACTGGCAGTGACTATATATCACCTTGGCAGCTGTCTCAGGTGGTTGATGGTGGAGGTATTGGGATTATAGAAGAAAGCAAACACACAAATTTTACTAAAGGCGATTTTGTGACTTCTTTCTATTGGCCCTGGCAAACCAAGGTTATTCTAGATGGAAATATCCTTGAAAAG gtAGACCCACAGCTTGTGGATGGACACCTTTCATACTTTCTTGGAGCTATAGGGATGCCTGGTTTGACTTCCTTGATTGGGATACAGGAAAAAGGTCATATAACTGCTGAATCGAATCAGACAATGGTTGTTAGTGGAGCTGCTGGTGCTTGTGGATCCTTAGCTGGGCAG ATTGGCCATTTGATGGGCTGTTCCAGAGTTGTGGGAATTTGTGGAACACCTGAGAAGTGCCTCCTTTTGACCTCAGAACTGGGCTTTGATGCTGCAATTAATTATAAAGAGGGGAGTGTGGCAGAACAGCTCCGTGAATTATGCCCCTCTGGAGTGGATGTTTACTTTGACAATGTTGGAGGTGACATCAGTGATACAGTGATAAGTCAG ATGAATCAGAACAGCCACATCATCCTATGTGGTCAAATTTCTCAGTACAACAAAGATGTGCCTTATCCTCCTCCACTACCCTCTGCTGTAGAAGCAATccggaaagaaagaaacatcacaag AGAAAGATTTCTGGTGTTAAATTTTAAGGACAAATTTGAGCCTGGTATTCTCCAGCTGAGTCAGTGGTTTAAAGAAGGAAAGCTAAAG ATCAAAGAGACTATGATAAATGGATTGGAAAACATGGGAG ctgCATTCCAGTCCATGATGACAGGAGGTAACATCGGAAAGCAGATAGTTTGCATTTCAGAAGAAACCTCTTTGTTATCTCTGTAA